From Penaeus vannamei isolate JL-2024 chromosome 40, ASM4276789v1, whole genome shotgun sequence, the proteins below share one genomic window:
- the LOC138860237 gene encoding uncharacterized protein → MTAPPCSLRKQPRGYGTPGTGSGMNKLHDSSLQMSFAWMMTVTTATILIAHPELGTYLGTWLDNVPFQVASKEKLPFQLAEFQKGAVTSAGTQTETTMSQIAMLSSLGLSGRPLVELNINGKTTLCFIDTGSEATLIKPSAVAMIVSHQKHQHKTSTKFLLGVTGQPLQVSTEVTLHFQMAVDSVIVHQASVVDVSFPGDILIGMDLLRRLDFTFSSEASTGNATITLQGHKFSVVYTDVESLKICCIKPLPPTEDASEDAPVSAQDPQTVAAVHLVHRASIAAHSGCFVEGCVSRNGPTDGDILVVPAMPKGLLLPHAVTKVKDRRCSVWVVNATPKPMVLHNGTRLGKAEQVEAIYTNDPSQQLPKMPEEVVARSNYYPAEPDSLEDGETFDFEWEEDCFNRQYGVEDFGYDVELEVEHMELLPSIAIAVCEAAELLEHGPSLDDHPMPDLGHLEDPQRHQLTELLCRFKGLFDGGEEAVGLVPGIKHQIDTGDAKPVCIRQWRLPHSTRQVICEQYDSMLRSGVIEESTSPWMSPVVLVKKKGGALRFCVDYRGLNAVTKGDMCPLPLISELIDELGPKNIFTTLDARAAYWSVELEEEDRPKTAFSDGYRLFQFCRLSFGLSTAPTTFQRTMNVVLSSVLGRHTLAYLDDVIIYSHNFDQHLQDLDETLQLLSLAGLKLNMDKCQFAATTIDFLGFTISPDGVSPNKDKVLAISNTSPPRTVREVRRFLGATGFFRKHVPGYATLASPLHLLLKKDQAWTWGPEQQAAIALGACLMQRDDDQTPHAVAYFSRKLRDAETRYPAIDLEALAVVEGVRVLRFLSLWKALHRVHRPPPLSVCVQQEDQVS, encoded by the exons GAAACAGCCCAGAGGATATGGAACTCCAGGAACGGGATCAGGCATGAATAAGTTACACGACAGCAGCCTCCAAATGAGTTTCGCCTGGATGATGACCGTGACCACCGCCACTATCCTGATCGCCCACCCAGAGCTCGGGACTT ATCTGGGCACATGGCTAGACAATGTCCCTTTCCAAGTGGCCAGCAAGGAGAAGCTCCCATTCCAGCTGGCAGAGTTCCAGAAGGGGGCAGTAACTTCCGCCGGTACGCAGACAGAAACCACAATGTCTCAGATAGCCATGTTGAGTTCCCTCGGGTTGTCAGGACGGCCTCTCGTGGAACTCAATATTAATGGTAAGACAACCCTGTGCTTCATTGACACTGGATCTGAAGCCACCTTGATCAAGCCAAGTGCTGTAGCCATGATCGTGTCCCACCAAAAGCATCAGCACAAGACGTCTACCAAGTTTCTCCTAGGAGTCACAGGGCAACCACTCCAAGTATCAACTGAGGTGACACTCCACTTTCAAATGGCTGTGGATTCTGTCATTGTTCATCAGGCCAGTGTAGTTGACGTCTCCTTCCCAGGTGACATACTTATTGGGATGGATCTCCTCAGACGGTTGGACTTCACTTTCTCCTCAGAAGCGTCAACTGGGAATGCCACCATTACTCTGCAGGGACACAAGTTCTCAGTAGTATATACTGATGTGGAGTCTCTCAAGATCTGTTGCATCAAACCCCTGCCACCTACAGAAGATGCCAGTGAAGATGCACCAGTTTCTGCCCAAGATCCTCAGACCGTTGCAGCAGTGCATCTTGTTCACCGTGCAAGTATTGCAGCTCATAGTGGCTGCTTTGTTGAAGGCTGTGTTTCGCGGAACGGACCAACAGATGGCGATATCCTTGTAGTTCCAGCTATGCCGAAAGGACTTCTTTTACCTCATGCTGTTACAAAGGTGAAAGATCGTCGGTGCTCTGTGTGGGTAGTGAATGCGACTCCAAAACCGATGGTTTTACATAATGGAACACGCCTTGGGAAGGCAGAGCAGGTAGAAGCCATTTACACCAATGACCCATCTCAACAACTGCCCAAGATGCCTGAGGAAGTCGTCGCCAGGTCCAACTACTATCCTGCCGAGCCTGATTCCCTTGAGGATGGAGAAACCTTTGACTTTGAGTGGGAAGAAGATTGCTTTAACCGACAATATGGAGTCGAAGACTTCGGCTATGATGTTGAGCTGGAGGTTGAACACATGGAGCTGCTGCCCTCTATTGCCATTGCTGTCTGTGAAGCTGCCGAACTCCTGGAACACGGTCCAAGCCTGGATGACCACCCGATGCCAGATCTCGGCCACCTTGAAGACCCCCAACGCCATCAGCTGACTGAGCTGCTTTGTCGATTTAAGGGGCTCTTTGATGGTGGTGAGGAAGCTGTAGGTCTTGTACCTGGAATCAAGCATCAGATTGACACAGGAGATGCCAAGCCTGTTTGCATCCGACAGTGGCGATTACCCCATTCAACACGGCAAGTTATTTGTGAGCAGTATGACTCTATGCTTCGCTCAGGGGTCATTGAAGAATCCACATCCCCCTGGATGAGCCCTGTTGTGCTGgttaagaagaagggaggagctcTCAGGTTCTGTGTTGATTACCGTGGCCTGAACGCAGTGACCAAGGGTGATATGTGTCCTCTGCCTCTTATCAGCGAACTCATCGATGAACTGGGCCCAAAGAACATCTTTACCACCTTAGATGCCCGCGCTGCATACTGGAGTGTGGAATTGGAAGAAGAGGATCGACCAAAGACGGCATTTTCAGATGGCTACCGACTCTTCCAGTTCTGCCGTCTTTCTTTTGGTTTATCAACAGCTCCAACCACGTTCCAGAGGACTATGAATGTCGTCTTGTCGTCGGTACTGGGACGTCATACGTTAGCCTACTTAGATGACGTCATCATTTACAGCCACAACTTCGACCAACACCTCCAAGATCTAGACGAGACCTTGCAGTTGCTGTCATTGGCCGGCCTGAAACTTAACATGGACAAGTGCCAGTTTGCAGCCACGACCATAGATTTCCTCGGCTTCACAATTTCCCCTGATGGAGTCTCCCCAAACAAGGATAAGGTTTTGGCTATCTCTAACACCTCACCACCACGTACAGTTAGAGAAGTTCGTCGTTTCCTAGGAGCAACAGGATTTTTCAGGAAACATGTTCCAGGATATGCAACCTTAGCATCACCATTGCATCTGTTGCTGAAAAAGGATCAAGCTTGGACCTGGGGACCCGAACAACAAGCCGC TATTGCACTTGGGGCCTGTCTCATGCAGAGAGATGATGACCAGACACCGCATGCAGTTGCCTATTTCAGCAGAAAGCTCCGTGATGCAGAAACTCGCTATCCAGCCATCGACTTAGAGGCTCTAGCTGTTGTGGAAGGAGTCCGGGTCCTTCGATTCCTATCTTTATGGAAGGCGCTTCACCGTGTACACCGACCACCGCCCCTTAGTGTATGTGTTCAACAGGAAGACCAAGTCTCCTAG
- the LOC138860238 gene encoding uncharacterized protein, with amino-acid sequence MVDNKSNKSVGTSHSCKSCRSEISVAEEELERLQFIKEQNEHAREEERRIFELQQRIRRMKTSSEPARSRPGSSCGDNREDERHPRPHSFNMCSNWIATSVEPHHKSGNLDPQVSRESGVNVTAGPVHFAVNTAIVPETPLPKWSTPVNPVINGANIAQGKLPITPLTTIPEPNVNLLTRSNLHPTATPFVNINRVPCCHTSGHDFTSHPTPSRPLNMDEVAQMVCAMNQSVLTQQEQARISLLPPVKLERFDGDFSKFTQFCRTFEWNVESNTNDPRRRLTQLYNQLDGPPKDLIEGCLHLPPDHGYDEAWRMLREEYENSSELFESFISKLFAWKDIEVGDAGLKKYGSYLFNVEMALGDNICRMELRETISKIVDQARVAEEIRYIEAGRGKPSHTTNKPIIIRKPVNSLNVHALDMNAMDMTPSHGHRFCNDKKQCDRCGAYYHHTLLDRPIAKSFAPSRKYKRSPTGSVKVFSNENIPDCYEKLGTPSSSTGGGIEAKGSVTPNVNSPLTDALPCAKILDCEPDGRIMMKILPVRVNNSVSTYAFIDGGAAPTLAARSLIQRLGIQGLPVRQAMKTENGIFMCNKRIPLMLSSTGGGNNITVNEVYIIDKLSITTDSMMPVNWTKKWLHLNDVDLQRLPGDNQEVEIIIGLNSILNRHILDQIHGTDDEPSAYLTRFGRVVFGPTGPRNPLPAPVYHISPTQDLCECLREHFNADFWEKEVHSQREDSLEDKLFSDKISQSIHQESGKYVVKLPLRDSSPLPNNREMAVRRMKSLKRKLESDKTFKETYITQMEKNISKQYAEIVPPSGLERNDGRIWYMPHHAVRHPTKLKVRVVYDLKAKFNGTSLNDHLLQGPDLTNPLIGVLMRFRHGHYAVTADIEEMFYQVKVPLEDRDVFCFLWWPDGDINKPVSDYRMNVHVSGARSSPSCVNYALRKTAEDHGEVFDEQAVTAIIQSFYADNLLLAHDDKERLIKIIKDLIALCNAGGWRLNQWTANNKDVLKKIPESERDASVASLDLSKDDLPVERTLGVHWSMAEDCFTFKICLGDKPLTRRGVLSIVASIYDPLGMVAPLTLPAKMILQDMCQMQLGWDENMGDKEAARWRKWLEQLPKLSRFKLPRSLVPISFGSIISYQLHHFADASQSGYGTASYLKMVNASERVYCTLVMARARVAPLKPTTIPRLELTAAIVAARMDCKLRKELGLKLEDSVFWTDSTSVLKYLFNQKARYHTFVANRVNLIRELSSASAWRYVDTKSNPADLASRGLDVDTFLTSEMWIRGPRFLHEPESSWPQVPEDVKHGSLEDDVEVKVSVMVCETVTTVMSFIEEFASRFSNWQKFVRCHAWVRRFLKRKYVPKLPDVDCLSSKEITDAETHIWKLVQQENYSSEIVSLSRKPDGRVQASSKIVRLRPFLQDGLLRVGGHLRHSGRDFNVTHPIILPNKSSFVKLMVRWHHEKLAHCGQNYLLSELRQKFWVVHANAVARSVVRSCMKCRAICARPMTQEMADLPGDRIIPGQPPFTHTGTDCFGPFLVRKGRSNLKRYGIVFTCLTSRAVHIEVMDSMETDSFINALRRFTARRGPVKSIRSDIGINLVGAEKVLRQVLQLLDQTAICDTMSTRGISWCFNPPHASHFGGVWERQIRSIRHVLSGICYQQTLTDDSLHTLFCEVEAIINGRPLTRVTDDPDCLQPLTPSMLLNLKGSPGPVMNTDNKNLYARRRWKQVQYLADLFWKRWSKEYLPLLQERQKWNIKRRDVKKGDIVLTLDERLPRGTWPLARVIEVMCDSDGQLRSAKLKTVSGEYIRPISKMCLLLENEINTEN; translated from the exons GGCCAGTCCACTTTGCTGTCAATACCGCCATAGTCCCTGAAACTCCTCTACCTAAATGGTCAACTCCAGTCAATCCTGTAATAAATGGAGCTAATATTGCCCAGGGTAAGCTCCCCATTACACCACTTACTACCATTCCAGAACCTAATGTGAACCTATTGACAAGGAGTAACCTACATCCTACAGCTACTCCTTTTGTAAACATCAACAGAGTACCTTGCTGCCATACCTCAGGCCATGATTTCACCAGCCATCCAACACCTTCAAGGCCATTGAATATGGATGAAGTGGCTCAGATGGTTTGTGCTATGAACCAGTCAGTTTTAACCCAACAAGAACAGGCTCGCATATCATTACTCCCTCCGGTTAAATTAGAACGTTTTGATGGAGATTTTTCGAAATTCACTCAGTTCTGTAGGACATTTGAATGGAATGTTGAGAGCAACACTAATGATCCAAGGCGAAGGCTCACACAGCTCTACAACCAGTTGGATGGCCCACCAAAGGACCTTATTGAAGGTTGCCTTCACCTACCACCTGATCATGGATATGACGAAGCGTGGAGGATGCTGAGGGAAGAATATGAAAACTCCAGTGAACTCTTCGAGTCCTTCATCTCAAAATTATTTGCATGGAAAGACATTGAAGTTGGAGATGCAGGTCTAAAGAAATACGGATCCTACCTATTTAATGTAGAGATGGCCTTAGGTGATAATATCTGCCGGATGGAGTTGCGTGAGACAATATCTAAAATTGTTG ATCAAGCCAGGGTAGCAGAGGAAATACGTTATATTGAAGCAGGAAGAGGTAAGCCAAGTCACACGACCAATAAACCCATCATCATTCGGAAGCCTGTAAATAGTCTAAATGTCCATGCTCTAGATATGAATGCAATGGATATGACCCCAA GCCATGGCCATCGTTTCTGTAATGACAAGAAACAGTGCGATCGATGTGGTGCCTACTATCACCACACACTGTTAGACCGGCCAATAGCAAAGAGTTTTGCACCATCCCGTAAGTACAAGAGATCTCCAACTGGGAGTGTTAAGGTGTTCAGCAATGAGAACATACCTGACTGTTACGAGAAATTAGGTACACCTAGTTCCTCAACTGGGGGTGGCATAGAAGCCAAGGGAAGTGTGACCCCAAATGTTAATTCTCCATTAACAGATGCTCTACCCTGTGCTAAAATTCTTGATTGTGAGCCTGATGggaggattatgatgaagatcCTGCCTGTCCGAGTGAATAACAGCGTCTCCACTTACGCCTTCATAGATGGTGGTGCTGCACCAACTCTGGCTGCTCGAAGCTTAATACAACGTTTGGGAATCCAAGGCCTACCAGTGAGGCAagcaatgaaaactgaaaatggaATATTCATGTGCAACAAGCGTATACCACTTATGTTGAGCAGCACAGGCGGTGGAAATAACATTACCGTAAATGAAGTGTACATTATAGACAAACTCAGCATAACTACTGACAGCATGATGCCCGTGAACTGGACTAAAAAATGGCTTCATCTGAATGATGTGGATCTACAAAGATTGCCTGGCGACAATCAAGAGGTGGAAATTATAATTGGACTCAATAGCATTTTGAACCGTCACATACTCGACCAGATACATGGGACTGATGATGAACCCTCAGCCTATCTTACCAGATTTGGCAGGGTTGTCTTTGGACCAACTGGCCCCAGGAATCCTTTGCCTGCCCCGGTATATCATATTTCCCCAACACAAGATCTTTGTGAGTGCTTACGAGAGCACTTCAATGCTGACTTTTGGGAAAAGGAAGTTCATTCCCAACGTGAAGATTCGCTGGAAGATAAGTTATTCTCCGATAAGATCTCACAGTCCATCCATCAAGAATCGGGTAAATATGTAGTCAAACTTCCCCTCAGGGACAGTAGTCCACTTCCAAACAATCGTGAAATGGCTGTACGTAGAATGAAAAGCCTCAAAAGGAAGCTGGAATCTGACAAGACTTTCAAGGAGACATACATCActcaaatggaaaagaatataagTAAACAGTATGCTGAAATAGTACCTCCATCAGGATTAGAACGAAATGATGGTAGAATATGGTACATGCCACATCATGCTGTGCGTCATCCCACTAAGCTGAAGGTACGTGTCGTCTATGACCTTAAAGCTAAATTCAATGGCACTTCCCTAAATGACCATCTTCTTCAAGGGCCAGACCTCACAAATCCTCTAATAGGGGTACTCATGCGGTTCAGGCATGGTCACTATGCAGTTACAGCGGACATCGAGGAGATGTTTTATCAGGTTAAGGTTCCCCTAGAGGATCGTGATGTGTTCTGTTTTTTATGGTGGCcagatggtgatatcaataaaCCTGTAAGTGATTACCGAATGAATGTTCATGTTTCTGGTGCTAGATCCTCTCCTAGCTGTGTAAATTATGCCTTAAGGAAGACTGCTGAGGACCATGGTGAGGTTTTTGATGAACAAGCTGTCACTGCCATAATACAAAGTTTTTATGCTGATAATCTCCTGCTGGCCCATGAtgacaaagagagactgataaaaatcatcaaagaTCTCATTGCTCTCTGTAATGCAGGTGGTTGGCGTCTGAACCAATGGACAGCCAATAACAAGGACGTGCTCAAGAAGATTCCTGAATCGGAGAGGGATGCATCGGTTGCTTCTCTAGACCTCAGTAAGGATGATCTCCCAGTTGAAAGGACCTTGGGTGTACACTGGTCGATGGCCGAAGATTGCTTCACATTCAAAATCTGCCTTGGTGACAAGCCACTAACACGCCGAGGAGTTTTATCTATCGTAGCATCTATATATGACCCACTTGGCATGGTGGCGCCCTTGACACTGCCAGCAAAAATGATTCTTCAAGACATGTGTCAGATGCAGTTAGGCTGGGATGAAAATATGGGTGATAAGGAAGCTGCCCGTTGGAGAAAATGGTTGGAACAGTTACCAAAATTGTCAAGATTTAAGCTGCCACGAAGCCTAGTGCCCATTTCCTTTGGTTCCATCATTTCTTATCAGCTCCATCATTTTGCAGATGCAAGTCAGTCTGGTTATGGCACAGCCTCCTACTTGAAGATGGTAAATGCCTCGGAAAGGGTATACTGCACTTTGGTTATGGCACGAGCAAGAGTTGCACCTCTGAAACCGACAACTATTCCAAGACTAGAACTGACGGCTGCCATCGTTGCAGCTCGAATGGACTGTAAATTGCGAAAGGAACTGGGGTTGAAATTGGAAGATTCAGTCTTTTGGACAGACAGCACTTCAGTGCTCAAGTACTTGTTCAATCAGAAGGCTCGTTACCACACCTTTGTCGCAAATCGAGTGAACCTAATCCGAGAACTGTCTTCAGCAAGTGCTTGGAGATATGTAGACACAAAGAGTAATCCTGCTGACCTTGCATCTAGAGGTCTTGATGTTGATACTTTTTTAACGTCTGAAATGTGGATTAGAGGACCAAGATTTCTTCATGAACCTGAATCCAGCTGGCCGCAAGTTCCAGAAGATGTTAAACATGGATCACTGGAAGATGATGTAGAAGTAAAGGTGTCTGTCATGGTATGTGAGACAGTGACAACAGTAATGTCATTCATTGAGGAGTTTGCCTCTCGTTTCTCGAACTGGCAGAAGTTTGTGCGTTGTCATGCATGGGTCAGACGATTCTTGAAGCGAAAGTATGTACCCAAGTTGCCTGACGTTGATTGCCTTAGTAGCAAAGAAATAacagatgcagaaacacacatatggaaATTAGTTCAACAAGAGAACTACTCATCTGAAATTGTCTCTCTGTCACGAAAGCCAGATGGGAGAGTACAAGCCTCAAGCAAGATAGTGAGATTAAGACCTTTTCTACAAGATGGCTTGCTTAGAGTAGGTGGGCACCTAAGACACTCTGGGCGTGACTTCAATGTCACTCATCCAATTATCCTACCCAATAAGTCATCTTTCGTGAAGCTGATGGTGAGGTGGCATCACGAGAAGTTAGCTCACTGTGGTCAGAACTATCTTCTCTCTGAGTTAAGACAAAAATTTTGGGTTGTACATGCAAATGCTGTTGCACGTTCTGTGGTAAGGAGTTGCATGAAGTGCAGGGCCATCTGTGCACGACCAATGACTCAAGAAATGGCTGACCTTCCTGGAGATCGTATTATACCAGGCCAAccaccatttacacacacaggcaccgacTGTTTTGGACCCTTTCTCGTCAGGAAAGGCAGGTCAAACCTTAAGAGATATGGCATTGTCTTTACATGCCTAACATCACGTGCAGTCCATATTGAGGTCATGGACTCAATGGAAACGGATTCATTTATCAACGCTCTTCGACGATTTACAGCAAGACGAGGTCCAGTGAAGTCCATCAGATCCGACATTGGCATAAACCTGGTGGGTGCAGAGAAAGTTCTTCGCCAGGTGCTCCAGCTTCTTGATCAAACTGCCATCTGTGACACCATGTCAACTAGAGGCATCTCATGGTGCTTCAATCCACCACATGCTTCACATTTCGGTGGAGTCTGGGAACGTCAGATTCGCTCTATCAGGCATGTTTTGAGTGGTATTTGCTATCAACAGACACTAACTGATGATAGTCTTCACACTCTGTTCTGCGAAGTTGAAGCCATCATTAACGGCAGACCCTTGACCAGAGTTACGGACGATCCTGATTGCCTGCAACCACTGACTCCGAGCATGCTGCTGAACTTGAAGGGTTCACCTGGTCCAGTCATGAATACCGATAACAAGAATCTGTATGCTCGTCGGCGCTGGAAGCAGGTGCAGTACTTGGCTGACCTCTTTTGGAAGAGGTGGTCTAAAGAGTATCTACCTCTCCTCCAAGAGCGCCAAAAGTGGAACATTAAACGGCGTGATGTCAAGAAAGGAGACATAGTTTTAACCTTGGATGAGAGGCTGCCCAGAGGTACATGGCCTCTTGCTCGAGTGATAGAGGTAATGTGTGATAGTGATGGACAGCTGCGCAGTGCTAAACTGAAAACTGTCAGTGGAGAATATATCCGGCCTATTAGCAAGATGTGCCTTCTCTTAGAAAATGAGATCAATACTGAAAACTAG